One window from the genome of Glycine soja cultivar W05 chromosome 12, ASM419377v2, whole genome shotgun sequence encodes:
- the LOC114379519 gene encoding optic atrophy 3 protein homolog, with protein sequence MVVLPVVKLATLALRTACKPIANRLKKEAGYHPKFRNFIISIAQANHRLTTRVQRRIYSHATDVAIRPLNEEKAVQAAADLLGELFVFSVAGAAIIFEVQRSSRSEARKEELRTQEIEEIKTKNEELAREIALLAQKLEELEQLSRGRGLLGTLNIKHSRVSQDRKSN encoded by the exons ATGGTGGTGCTTCCGGTGGTGAAGCTAGCAACACTCGCTCTGAGAACCGCGTGCAAACCAATCGCCAACAGGCTCAAGAAGGAGGCCGGTTACCACCCCAagttccgaaatttcatcaTCAGCATTGCCCAG GCCAATCATAGATTGACGACGAGAGTGCAGAGACGAATTTACAGTCATGCCACTGATGTTGCAATCCGCCCTTTGAACGAGGAGAAGGCTGTGCAAGCTGCTGCTGATCTGCTTGGAGAACTCTTTGTTTTCTCG GTTGCAGGAGCTGCCATCATCTTTGAGGTGCAAAGAAGTTCAAGATCAGAAGCAAGAAAAGAAGAACTACGTACACAGGAGATTGAG GAAATAAAGACTAAGAATGAAGAATTGGCTAGAGAAATTGCACTTCTTGCACAAAAGCTTGAAGAGCTGGAACAACTTTCCAGGGGACGAGGACTACTTGGCACTCTTAATATCAAACACAGTCGTGTCTCTCAAGATAGAAAATCTAATTGA
- the LOC114379565 gene encoding uncharacterized protein LOC114379565: protein MVEKFLQNAQVVSIGEINNLRQDCYCLTVGTVDEIIIDAPWSYDSCPNCTTTFDPSKGGSAFRSCHTSVIDTVPRLAMIIFCTDYLFTRFAVLANFPEISMDVKV, encoded by the exons ATGGTGGAAAAATTTCTGCAGAATGCTCAAGTGGTCAGTATAGGTGAAATCAACAATCTCAGACAG GATTGTTACTGCTTAACTGTTGGAACAGTTGACGAAATCATTATTGATGCTCCATGGAGTTATGACAGTTGTCCTAACTGTACAACCACATTTGATCCATCAAAAGGTGGCTCAGCTTTCCGTTCTTGCCATACCAGTGTGATCGATACAGTTCCACGGTTAGCCATGATCATTTTTTGTACTGATTATTTATTTACACGCTTTGCTGTTTTAGCAAATTTCCCTGAAATTTCTATGGATGTCAAGGTATAA
- the LOC114380401 gene encoding transcription factor VOZ1-like yields the protein MMRESSKGVGGSSSLQSMKEKEKHLVEKIQGIFNSLQCARKEGRGNDMVIFEEQMHQLLREWKAELESPANSLADGSFGSFPSELAQMLLGSEDKDDATSPLTKPVPLKNEIHTNNISDGNFQFFQEKHFDDNQPLGHTFEGSASTLYNNAFNSSDMTQLDYHPFSLNQDMDHKPEGLIGQLDLYQDLRHNTEMKNSESTQFSLEGFDCSQFFEADDNVQHGENIIPNILPNICPPPSAFLAPKCALWDCFRPAQGVEWCQNYCSSCHELLANNEGLPGMTPILRPGGIGVKDGPLFDAVLAKTQGKEVGIPSCEGAASTKSPWNAPEFFDLSFLEGETVREWLFFDKPRRAFESGNRKQRSLPDYSGRGWHESRKQVMKEHGGQKRSYYMDPQPLSYLEWHLYEYEINNQDGCALYRLELKLVDKKKSPKGKVTKESLTDLQNKMGQLTAAVPSTDDGYGQPVKGKTKTKSENDESPK from the exons ATGATGAGAGAAAGTTCCAAGGGCGTGGGTGGATCTTCTTCTCTTCAATCCatgaaggaaaaggaaaaacacCTGGTGGAAAAGATTCAAGGGATTTTCAACAGTCTTCAGTGTGCAAGAAAGGAGGGCAGGGGTAATGACATGGTGATCTTTGAGGAGCAGATGCATCAGTTGCTCCGAGAGTGGAAGGCGGAACTGGAATCTCCGGCCAACTCCTTAGCT GATGGAAGCTTTGGTTCATTTCCCAGCGAACTAGCCCAAATGTTGCTAGGGAGTGAGGATAAAGATGATGCTACTAGTCCATTAACAAAACCTGTGCCATTGAAGAATGAGATCCATACAAATAACATTAGTGACGgcaattttcagttttttcaGGAG AAGCATTTTGATGATAACCAACCACTAGGTCATACTTTTGAAGGCTCTGCTTCAACTCTGTACAACAATGCTTTTAATAGCTCAGATATGACACAGTTGGATTATCATCCATTCAGTTTAAATCAAGATATGGATCACAAACCAGAAGGTTTGATTGGTCAGTTGGATTTATATCAGGACCTCAGGCACAACACAGAAATGAAAAACTCAGAATCAACTCAATTTAGTTTAGAAGGTTTTGATTGTAGCCAATTCTTTGAAGCTGATGACAATGTGCAGCATGGAGAGAATATTATACCTAACATTCTTCCAAATATCTGCCCTCCACCTTCTGCTTTCTTAGCCCCGAAATGTGCCTTATGGGACTGTTTCAGACCTGCTCAAGGGGTAGAATGGTGCCAGAACTACTGTAGTAGTTGTCATGAGCTGTTGGCAAATAATGAGGGTCTTCCAGGCATGACCCCAATTTTGCGACCTGGGGGAATTGGTGTAAAAGATGGTCCTTTGTTTGATGCTGTTCTTGCTAAGACGCAGGGAAAGGAAGTGGGCATCCCTAGTTGTGAAGGTGCTGCTTCAACTAAATCCCCTTGGAATGCTCCAG AGTTCTTTgatctttcttttcttgaggGTGAAACTGTCAGGGAGTGGCTCTTCTTTGACAAGCCTAGAAGGGCATTTGAAAGTGGAAATAGGAAACAGAGATCACTTCCGGATTACAGTGGGCGTGGTTGGCATGAATCAAGGAAGCAGGTGATGAAGGAACATGGGGGGCAAAAGAGGTCCTATTACATGGACCCCCAGCCACTTAGTTATCTCGAGTGGCATTTGTACGAGTACGAGATCAACAACCAGGATGGTTGTGCATTATACAGACTAGAATTAAAGCTTgtggataaaaagaaaagtccTAAAGGAAAAGTGACCAAGGAATCTCTTACTGATTTACAGAACAAGATGGGACAGCTTACTGCTGCTGTTCCGTCAACTGATGATGGTTATGGACAACCAGTCAAGGGAAAAACAAAGACCAAGTCTGAGAATGATGAATCTCCCAAATAA